The Chaetodon trifascialis isolate fChaTrf1 chromosome 17, fChaTrf1.hap1, whole genome shotgun sequence genome has a segment encoding these proteins:
- the cct3 gene encoding T-complex protein 1 subunit gamma → MFGQQVLVLNQNIKRESGRKVQTGNINAAKTIADVIRTCLGPRAMMKMLLDPMGGIVMTNDGNAILREIQVQHPAAKSMIEISRTQDEEVGDGTTSVIILAGEMLSVAEQFLEQQMHPTVIISAYRQALEDMLETLKEISTPVDTSDRSMMLKIVHSAINTKALNRWSELACSIALDAVRIVELEDGGRKEIDIKKYAKVEKVPGGIIEDSCVLRGVMVNKDVTHPKMRRMIREPRIVLLDCSLEYKKGESQTDIEISKEEDFARILQMEEEYIQQICEDIIRLKPDLVFTEKGVSDLAQHFLMKANITAIRRVRKTDNNRIARACGARIASRTDELREEDVGTGAGLFEVKKIGDEYFTFVTECKDPKACTILLRGASKEILAEVERNLQDAMQVCRNVLLDPQLLLGGGAVEMAVSKRLMERSRALTGIEQWPYRAVAQALEVIPRTLIQNCGASTIRLLTSLRAKHTQDNSVCWGVDGETGCLSDMEALGIWEPLAVKAQTYKTAVETAILLLRIDDIVSGHKKKDKDGQMGGQGAE, encoded by the exons ATGTTCGGCCAGCAGGTTTTAGTGCTCA accaGAACATAAAGAGAGAGTCGGGGCGGAAAGTGCAGACTGGAAACATCAACGCTGCAAAG acCATTGCAGATGTGATCAGGACCTGTCTCGGCCCGCGGGCCATGATGAAG ATGTTGCTTGACCCCATGGGGGGAATCGTGATGACCAACGATGGAAACGCCATCCTCAGAGAG ATCCAAGTCCAGCATCCTGCGGCCAAGTCCATGATCGAGATCAGCCGCACGCAGGACGAAGAGGTGGGAGATGGGACCACGTCAGTCATCATCCTCG ctggaGAGATGCTGTCTGTAGCGGAACAGTTCCTGGAGCAGCAGATGCATCCGACCGTCATCATCAGCGCCTACAGACAGGCTCTGGAGGACATGCTGGAGACTCTGAAGGAGATCAG CACCCCCGTGGACACGTCCGACCGCTCCATGATGCTGAAGATCGTTCACTCTGCCATCAACACCAAAGCTCTGAACCGCTGGTCTGAGCTGGCCTGCAGCATCGCTCTGGACGCAGTTCGTATCGTGGAGCTGGAGGACGGCGGACGCAAAGAGATCGACATCAAGAAGTACGCCAAAGTGGAGAAG GTTCCGGGCGGGATCATCGAGGACTCGTGTGTGCTGAGAGGCGTGATGGTGAACAAAGATGTGACGCACCCCAAGATGAGACGCATGATCCGAGAGCCTCGAATCGTCCTGTTGGACTGCTCTCTGGAGTACAAGAAGGGAGAGAGCCAG acagACATTGAGATCAGTAAGGAGGAAGACTTCGCCAGGATCCTGCAGATGGAGGAAGAATACATCCAACAGATCTGTGAGGACATCATCCGTCTCAAACCAGACCTGGTCTTCACTGAGAAGGGTGTCTCAG ATCTGGCTCAGCACTTCCTGATGAAGGCAAACATCACCGCCATCCGCCGTGTGAGGAAGACTGACAACAACCGCATCGccag ggCTTGCGGGGCTCGCATCGCCAGCCGGACGGACGAACTGCGTGAGGAAGACGTTGGTACGGGGGCGGGGCTATTCGAGGTGAAGAAGATCGGTGATGAGTATTTCACCTTTGTCACCGAATGCAAAGACCCCAAAGCCTGCACCATCCTGCTGAGAGGGGCCAGCAAAGAGATCCTCGCG gaggtggagaggaacCTGCAGGACGCCATGCAGGTGTGTCGTAACGTGCTGCTGGACCCCCAGCTGCTGCTGGGCGGCGGTGCCGTGGAGATGGCGGTGTCAAAGCGCCTGATGGAGCGCTCCCGCGCTCTGACCGGCATCGAACAGTGGCCATACCGCGCTGTGGCCCAGGCCCTAGAGGTCATCCCCCGAACCCTGATCCAGAACTGCGGAGCTTCCACCATCAGACTGCTCACGTCACTGAGG GCCAAACACACTCAGGACAACAGTGTGTGCTGGGGTGTGGACGGAGAGACcggctgtctgtctgacatgGAGGCTCTGGGCATCTGGGAGCCGCTCGCCGTCAAAGCTCAGACCTACAAGACCGCCGTAGAG ACGGCCATCTTGTTGCTGCGTATCGATGACATCGTCTCTGGTCACAAGAAGAAGGATAAAGACGGTCAGATGGGAGGACAGGGGGCCGAGTAG